From a region of the Sinorhizobium sp. B11 genome:
- a CDS encoding creatininase family protein, with protein MATPFYWNELNTYDFAALSADTTIAILPIASTEQHGPHLPIATDVAIANGMLAELRRQRPDDLDILVLPTQEIGKANEHVYGPGTLSLGAELLIPVWTAIGAKVAEAGLRKLVIVNSHGGNVDIMSIVARELRVRHQMAVVSTQWGRFGNPDGMISEHETRYGIHGGEVETSLMLHFRPELVRMEKAENFTSKAEWMREQSQYIQPLPPHSLAWIAHDLNPNGVVGDALKGTAEKGEAICRHQVKGFIELLRDLKRYPLSNLYSR; from the coding sequence ATGGCGACACCATTCTATTGGAATGAACTGAACACTTATGATTTTGCCGCTCTTTCCGCCGATACGACCATCGCCATCCTGCCGATCGCTTCGACAGAGCAACACGGTCCGCATCTGCCCATAGCAACCGATGTGGCGATCGCCAACGGCATGCTGGCGGAACTGCGCCGGCAACGGCCCGACGACCTCGATATCCTTGTCTTGCCAACCCAGGAAATCGGCAAGGCCAATGAGCATGTCTATGGTCCAGGCACGCTTTCCCTCGGCGCCGAGCTGCTAATCCCCGTCTGGACGGCGATTGGCGCGAAGGTGGCGGAGGCCGGGCTGCGCAAGCTCGTCATCGTCAACTCGCATGGTGGCAATGTCGATATCATGAGCATCGTCGCGCGCGAGTTGCGCGTGCGCCACCAGATGGCCGTCGTTTCCACACAATGGGGCCGCTTCGGCAATCCTGACGGCATGATCAGCGAGCACGAGACACGCTACGGCATTCATGGCGGCGAGGTGGAAACCTCGCTGATGCTGCATTTCCGGCCGGAACTGGTGCGGATGGAGAAGGCTGAGAATTTCACATCGAAGGCTGAATGGATGCGCGAGCAATCGCAATATATCCAGCCGCTGCCGCCGCATTCGCTCGCCTGGATCGCGCATGATCTCAATCCGAACGGCGTTGTCGGCGACGCCTTGAAGGGAACGGCCGAAAAGGGTGAAGCGATCTGCCGCCATCAGGTGAAGGGCTTTATCGAGCTTCTCCGTGACCTGAAGCGCTATCCGCTCTCCAACCTCTATTCGCGATAG
- a CDS encoding KTSC domain-containing protein, with protein MNWVPLNSKQIRAVSYDPETQVLHAKFAGRSSVRHVGVPPHIYDNLVETSDPEFYYKYYLEPSRIESGWQKANLSSHAVKLLIILIGVLAITATALEENGELPIHLSEITETGAISPAPAASPAVSPH; from the coding sequence ATGAATTGGGTGCCTTTGAATTCCAAGCAGATTCGCGCTGTCTCCTACGACCCAGAGACTCAGGTTCTTCATGCCAAATTCGCCGGCCGCAGCTCAGTGCGGCATGTCGGGGTGCCGCCGCATATTTATGACAACCTCGTCGAAACCAGCGACCCGGAATTTTACTATAAATATTATCTGGAGCCTTCGCGTATCGAGAGCGGCTGGCAGAAAGCCAATCTCAGCTCCCACGCGGTAAAGCTGCTGATCATTCTCATCGGCGTGCTCGCGATAACGGCGACGGCGCTCGAGGAAAATGGCGAGCTGCCAATTCACCTGTCGGAGATTACTGAAACAGGAGCCATCTCTCCAGCTCCGGCTGCAAGCCCTGCTGTCTCACCGCACTGA
- a CDS encoding peroxiredoxin codes for MSLRINDIAPDFTADTTQGPVQFHDWIGSGWAVLFSHPKNFTPVCTTELGTMAGLEGEFKKRGVKIIGISVDPVESHGKWKNDIKTATGFDVEYPLIGDKDLKVAKLYDMLPAGAGESSEGRTPADNATVRSVFVIGPDKKIKLILTYPMTTGRNFNEILRAIDSIQLTAKHQVATPANWNQGDDVIITAAVSNEDAIARFGSFDTVLPYLRKTKQPSA; via the coding sequence ATGAGCCTACGTATCAACGATATTGCTCCCGATTTCACCGCCGACACCACCCAGGGCCCCGTTCAGTTCCATGACTGGATCGGCAGCGGCTGGGCGGTTCTCTTCTCGCATCCGAAGAACTTTACGCCGGTTTGCACGACCGAGCTCGGCACCATGGCCGGCCTCGAGGGCGAGTTCAAGAAGCGCGGCGTCAAGATCATCGGCATTTCCGTCGATCCGGTCGAAAGCCACGGCAAGTGGAAGAACGACATCAAGACGGCAACCGGCTTCGATGTCGAATATCCGCTGATCGGCGACAAGGACCTCAAGGTCGCCAAGCTCTACGACATGCTGCCGGCCGGCGCCGGCGAAAGCTCCGAAGGCCGCACGCCCGCCGACAACGCCACCGTGCGCTCCGTCTTCGTCATCGGCCCGGACAAGAAGATCAAGCTGATCCTCACATACCCGATGACGACGGGCCGCAATTTCAACGAGATCCTGCGCGCCATCGACTCCATCCAGCTGACCGCCAAGCACCAGGTTGCGACGCCCGCCAACTGGAACCAGGGCGACGACGTCATCATCACCGCCGCCGTCTCCAACGAAGACGCCATCGCCCGCTTCGGCTCCTTCGATACGGTTCTGCCTTATCTCCGCAAGACCAAGCAGCCGTCTGCGTAA
- a CDS encoding heme-binding protein, protein MITIEEARRVIAAGEARAREIGVPANIAVLDAGAHIKAFARMDGAVLGSIDIAVNKARTAALFSMPTETIGEFCKPGGTSFGLEQTNGGLVVFAGGIPLTDGRNIVIGAVGVSGGAVAQDLDIAQAAAAAIAV, encoded by the coding sequence ATGATCACCATCGAAGAAGCCCGCAGAGTCATCGCCGCCGGTGAGGCGCGGGCAAGGGAAATCGGCGTTCCCGCCAATATCGCGGTCCTCGATGCAGGCGCCCACATAAAGGCGTTTGCACGCATGGACGGCGCCGTGCTCGGCTCCATCGACATCGCCGTCAACAAGGCCCGGACTGCTGCGCTGTTTTCCATGCCGACGGAAACGATCGGCGAATTCTGCAAACCCGGCGGCACATCGTTCGGCTTGGAGCAGACCAATGGCGGCCTCGTCGTCTTCGCAGGCGGCATTCCCCTTACCGATGGACGCAACATCGTGATCGGCGCCGTCGGCGTGTCCGGAGGGGCAGTCGCTCAGGACCTCGACATTGCCCAGGCTGCAGCAGCCGCCATCGCCGTCTGA
- a CDS encoding protein-L-isoaspartate O-methyltransferase, translating into MMDFEAARVKMVDNQVRTTDVTSHSVLTAFLTVPREAFVPEKAKVLAYIDNDIEIAPAAAGNPGRFLMEASPLAKLLQLAAVTKDDAVLEVGAGTGYTSALLSLIAGSVVALESDETLAAEAKANLAGYANVQVVTGALEKGNAAGALYDLIFINGSVEEVPAALLGQLQDGGRLVVVQGYGNAARAKVFVSERGAVSENVFFNASVKPLPGFTKAREFVF; encoded by the coding sequence ATGATGGATTTCGAAGCAGCACGCGTAAAGATGGTCGACAACCAGGTCCGCACCACGGACGTTACCTCGCATTCGGTGCTGACGGCCTTCCTCACCGTCCCACGCGAAGCATTCGTGCCGGAAAAGGCGAAGGTGCTGGCCTATATCGATAACGACATCGAAATTGCTCCGGCAGCTGCCGGCAATCCGGGCCGCTTCCTCATGGAGGCGTCGCCACTCGCCAAACTGCTGCAGCTCGCCGCCGTCACCAAGGATGATGCCGTTCTGGAAGTCGGCGCGGGCACGGGCTACACTTCCGCACTGCTGTCACTGATCGCAGGCTCCGTCGTGGCGCTCGAATCGGACGAGACCCTTGCTGCTGAAGCCAAGGCAAATCTCGCCGGTTATGCAAATGTGCAGGTGGTGACTGGCGCGCTTGAAAAGGGCAATGCTGCCGGCGCTCTCTACGATCTGATCTTCATCAACGGTTCAGTAGAAGAAGTTCCTGCCGCACTTCTCGGCCAGCTGCAGGATGGCGGCCGTCTCGTTGTCGTGCAGGGTTACGGCAATGCGGCCCGTGCGAAGGTCTTTGTCAGCGAGCGTGGTGCTGTTTCCGAAAACGTCTTCTTCAATGCTTCGGTCAAGCCGCTGCCCGGTTTCACCAAGGCTCGGGAATTCGTATTCTAA
- a CDS encoding DUF2497 domain-containing protein: MAQPGVVREPSMEEILASIRQIIESNEPGAGKAISTSLPPVYGAEEENDSEIHLTVDETYAGVEFPEPPALRSDPRFIAANSAGTAPEPEVPARAMSLADVAARVRAASERSAVQAGQALRDVPQVFRDPQPQFEPQSAYEAPRAAAAPRPAEPAPLVAPIAPAAQYAPEPVPVFAEQRLPEVLRPALVEEAPALSAVEQRIEPVAYQPADVAPASVTEEVQPSLLSQNTGLQVARSFEELAAAIDGAAERRSLDEIAEDMLRPMLREWLDDNLPTLVERLVREEIERVARGPRR, from the coding sequence ATGGCTCAGCCAGGTGTAGTGCGTGAACCGTCCATGGAAGAGATCCTGGCCTCCATTCGTCAGATTATCGAAAGCAATGAGCCGGGCGCCGGAAAGGCGATTTCAACCTCTCTTCCTCCCGTATACGGCGCAGAAGAGGAAAACGACTCCGAAATCCATCTGACGGTCGACGAAACCTATGCCGGCGTCGAATTCCCCGAGCCGCCTGCGCTGCGTTCCGATCCGCGTTTCATCGCAGCAAATTCTGCCGGCACGGCGCCCGAGCCGGAAGTGCCGGCCCGCGCCATGTCCCTAGCCGATGTTGCAGCCCGCGTCCGTGCCGCTTCCGAGCGCAGCGCCGTCCAGGCCGGACAGGCTCTTCGTGACGTGCCCCAGGTATTCCGCGATCCGCAGCCGCAATTCGAACCGCAGTCGGCTTATGAAGCGCCGCGCGCAGCAGCCGCTCCCCGCCCGGCCGAGCCGGCGCCCCTCGTTGCCCCGATTGCTCCTGCTGCCCAGTATGCACCAGAGCCGGTGCCCGTTTTTGCCGAGCAGCGTCTGCCCGAGGTTCTGCGGCCTGCGCTCGTCGAGGAGGCGCCTGCGCTTTCCGCGGTCGAGCAGCGTATCGAGCCGGTGGCATACCAGCCTGCCGACGTCGCGCCTGCCAGCGTTACGGAAGAAGTACAGCCGTCACTTCTGTCGCAGAACACCGGCCTGCAGGTTGCCCGTTCCTTCGAAGAACTTGCCGCTGCCATCGATGGTGCAGCCGAGCGCCGCTCGCTGGATGAGATTGCCGAAGACATGCTGCGGCCGATGCTGCGCGAATGGCTTGATGACAATCTGCCGACGCTGGTCGAACGTCTCGTCCGCGAAGAAATCGAACGCGTGGCGCGCGGCCCGCGCCGCTGA
- a CDS encoding AraC family transcriptional regulator, whose translation MDFDASQGDRKYPTSQQVGGLVECSGLQVELRRFDPGWQVDLTLECTEIAVLLSGQSKIRWTGDGHRREAIARPGIAWVCPAGVNESAVEIVGTMPESLHIFLPPSLVAESALSNFDIDPARAQIAYAGGVPDPVILQLGELFRGVLNRKLEATDRLFLDGIQLALAAHLLGTYSSARWHPPTRTPTIDPKRLRRVLDFIEARIAAEISLEDLAAEACLSPFHFSRVFRAATGFAPHRYVTERRIEAAKEKLRLAQSSLVEIAIDTGFGSQANFTRVFRKMTGLTPGQYRALFTS comes from the coding sequence ATGGATTTCGACGCATCGCAAGGCGACAGAAAATATCCGACCAGTCAGCAGGTGGGCGGGCTTGTTGAATGTTCGGGCCTGCAGGTCGAGCTCCGGCGTTTCGATCCGGGCTGGCAGGTCGACCTTACGCTCGAATGCACGGAGATAGCCGTCCTTTTGTCGGGGCAGTCGAAGATCAGATGGACAGGCGACGGTCACCGGCGGGAGGCTATCGCCCGACCGGGCATTGCCTGGGTATGTCCAGCTGGCGTCAATGAGAGCGCTGTTGAGATTGTCGGCACCATGCCCGAGTCCCTGCACATCTTCCTGCCGCCATCACTCGTTGCCGAGAGTGCACTTTCAAACTTTGATATCGACCCGGCCAGGGCGCAAATCGCTTATGCGGGCGGCGTCCCCGATCCGGTAATCTTGCAACTAGGCGAGCTCTTTCGTGGCGTGCTGAATCGCAAACTGGAAGCAACGGACCGGCTGTTTCTCGATGGAATCCAGCTGGCGCTGGCGGCGCATTTGCTCGGGACCTATTCGTCCGCCCGCTGGCACCCGCCGACGCGGACACCCACCATCGATCCGAAGAGGCTGAGGCGCGTCCTCGATTTCATCGAGGCGCGCATCGCGGCGGAGATATCGCTGGAGGACCTTGCGGCCGAGGCCTGCCTCAGCCCCTTCCACTTTTCCCGCGTGTTTCGCGCCGCCACCGGCTTTGCGCCGCATCGCTATGTCACCGAGCGACGGATCGAGGCAGCCAAGGAGAAGCTGCGGCTCGCGCAGTCTTCGCTGGTGGAGATCGCCATCGATACAGGCTTCGGCTCGCAGGCAAACTTCACTCGTGTCTTCCGCAAGATGACGGGGCTGACGCCGGGCCAGTACCGCGCGCTTTTCACCTCATAA
- a CDS encoding nuclear transport factor 2 family protein, translating to MSITASATLHSPAPFVRRIFNAALGIAAAILALIGLEARAASQTPTETERRNKAAVEAGFEAWASGTGSPYDLLADDARWTIEGYSLASKTYPSREAFLREVIRPFNARMKAPLKPVIRNVYADGDTVIVFFDARGIARDGKPYVNTYAWFLDMREDRIVRASAFFDSVAFNEFWTRVTPSE from the coding sequence ATGTCCATCACCGCAAGCGCAACGCTCCACAGCCCGGCACCCTTTGTTCGTCGTATCTTCAACGCTGCCCTCGGCATCGCAGCCGCGATCCTCGCCCTGATCGGGCTCGAAGCCCGCGCCGCCTCGCAGACGCCAACCGAAACCGAGCGTCGCAACAAGGCGGCCGTCGAGGCCGGCTTTGAGGCATGGGCATCAGGTACAGGCAGCCCTTACGACCTTCTCGCCGACGACGCCCGCTGGACGATCGAGGGCTATTCGCTGGCATCGAAGACCTATCCGAGCCGCGAGGCGTTCCTGCGCGAGGTGATCCGGCCGTTCAACGCCCGCATGAAGGCCCCGCTGAAACCCGTGATACGCAACGTCTATGCCGATGGCGACACCGTGATCGTCTTTTTCGATGCCCGAGGCATCGCCCGGGATGGGAAACCTTATGTCAATACTTATGCCTGGTTCCTCGACATGCGCGAAGACCGTATCGTGCGCGCCTCGGCCTTCTTCGATTCCGTCGCGTTCAACGAATTCTGGACGCGTGTGACGCCTTCAGAATAG
- a CDS encoding SDR family oxidoreductase, whose product MTKTILITGAGSGFGKAAALGMAKNGHTIIATAQVSSQVTPLREEAAALGLENFHVERLDLTDPYDIRQAQRWDFDVLWNNAGMGEAGPVWEIPVELVRKNYEVNVFLPLVLTQGVVQRWIREGKNHGKKVVFTSSMGGLFTPANWGTYVSTKHALESIAEALQQELGPYGIKIQTINPGAYYTGYNETMADNPFRWLDDSKNFTKRAELRSGFDDFFATPEGKMDPAEMIERMIEIVPADTGKFRNVVPKVIEDMLKEHQLNAWENRI is encoded by the coding sequence ATGACGAAGACCATTCTCATTACTGGCGCAGGCTCAGGCTTCGGCAAGGCTGCCGCCCTCGGCATGGCCAAGAACGGCCACACCATCATCGCGACGGCGCAGGTCTCCTCGCAGGTCACGCCGCTGCGCGAAGAAGCCGCCGCCCTCGGCCTGGAAAACTTCCACGTCGAACGCCTCGACCTCACCGACCCCTACGATATCAGGCAGGCGCAACGTTGGGATTTTGACGTTCTCTGGAACAATGCCGGCATGGGCGAAGCCGGCCCGGTCTGGGAAATCCCGGTCGAGCTCGTGCGCAAGAACTACGAAGTCAACGTCTTCCTGCCGCTGGTACTGACCCAGGGCGTCGTTCAGCGCTGGATCCGCGAAGGCAAGAACCATGGCAAGAAGGTGGTCTTCACCTCCTCGATGGGCGGCCTGTTCACTCCGGCCAACTGGGGGACCTATGTCTCTACCAAGCATGCTCTGGAATCGATCGCCGAAGCGCTGCAGCAGGAACTCGGCCCCTACGGCATCAAGATCCAGACGATCAATCCGGGTGCTTATTACACCGGCTACAACGAAACGATGGCCGACAATCCGTTCCGCTGGCTCGATGACAGCAAGAACTTTACCAAGCGGGCCGAACTGCGCAGCGGCTTCGACGACTTCTTTGCCACCCCCGAAGGCAAGATGGACCCGGCGGAAATGATCGAGCGGATGATCGAGATCGTCCCGGCCGATACCGGCAAGTTCCGCAACGTCGTCCCGAAGGTTATCGAGGACATGCTTAAGGAGCATCAGCTCAATGCCTGGGAAAACCGGATCTAA
- a CDS encoding OmpP1/FadL family transporter, whose translation MAARMFSRGVTSLIAFSALASPSFAGGLERGGYNIDQLFDTSPFSFQSGIIYVTPQRKLKNVRDTDTSVSPGGGNLNNRPNTADDTANYAIPYFGFKGGFGDVVDCLVDYSEPFGGHTNPGLNWAGANNNIETEIKTRNYGGTCSYRFDVGPGQLRIIGGAFYQEVEGFKERLVSTVPLLVGTGDGVGRLDLEDNGWGWRAGLAYEIPEYAMRASLVYNSRVRYDNLTGTVDLTQVTAPFAPLNASPYGKVTPVFGSAEAPDSLELKLQSGIAPDWLAFGSVKWTNWSVLQSVPFCPTSTKGLVACTSGGRTELTSLDLLYRDGWTITGGVGHKFNDQWAGAVSLTWDRGTSQGYGAQTDSWTLGVGAAFTPTEHIEWRVAGAVGLLTSGSSGVVTQNGVTFGDDVSYSFGNDLVAALSTSLKVKF comes from the coding sequence ATGGCAGCGCGTATGTTTTCCAGGGGCGTAACATCGCTCATTGCATTTTCGGCACTGGCTTCGCCGTCCTTCGCGGGCGGCCTGGAGCGCGGTGGCTACAATATCGATCAGCTGTTCGATACCTCACCCTTCTCGTTCCAGTCGGGCATCATCTATGTTACCCCCCAACGTAAGCTGAAGAATGTTCGCGACACAGATACTTCTGTGTCTCCAGGCGGCGGCAATCTGAACAACCGTCCGAACACCGCTGACGATACCGCGAATTACGCCATCCCTTATTTTGGGTTCAAGGGCGGCTTCGGCGATGTGGTCGACTGCCTCGTCGATTATTCCGAGCCGTTTGGCGGGCATACCAATCCCGGTTTGAACTGGGCTGGTGCAAACAACAATATCGAGACGGAGATCAAAACCCGCAATTATGGCGGTACTTGCTCCTATCGTTTCGATGTCGGTCCGGGACAGCTTCGTATCATCGGCGGTGCCTTCTACCAGGAAGTCGAGGGCTTCAAGGAACGGCTGGTTTCGACGGTTCCGCTTCTGGTCGGTACGGGTGACGGCGTCGGTCGTCTCGATCTCGAGGACAATGGCTGGGGCTGGCGCGCTGGTCTTGCCTACGAGATTCCGGAATATGCGATGCGCGCGAGCCTCGTCTATAACAGCCGCGTAAGGTACGACAACCTCACCGGCACGGTGGACCTTACCCAGGTTACTGCGCCCTTTGCTCCACTGAACGCCTCTCCCTATGGAAAGGTCACGCCCGTCTTCGGCTCCGCTGAGGCGCCGGATTCGCTCGAACTGAAATTGCAGAGCGGCATCGCTCCGGATTGGCTCGCTTTCGGTTCGGTCAAGTGGACGAACTGGAGTGTTCTGCAGTCGGTGCCTTTCTGCCCGACATCGACGAAGGGCCTGGTCGCCTGTACCTCCGGTGGCAGGACGGAACTCACGTCGCTCGATCTTCTCTATCGTGACGGCTGGACGATTACTGGCGGTGTCGGCCACAAGTTCAACGATCAGTGGGCGGGCGCAGTCAGCCTGACATGGGACCGCGGCACCAGCCAAGGCTACGGGGCACAGACCGATAGCTGGACGCTGGGTGTCGGCGCGGCCTTCACGCCAACCGAGCATATCGAGTGGCGCGTCGCCGGTGCCGTTGGCCTGCTGACGAGCGGTTCGTCAGGCGTGGTCACCCAGAACGGCGTCACCTTTGGAGATGATGTCTCCTATTCCTTTGGCAACGACCTTGTCGCCGCATTGTCGACCAGCCTAAAGGTCAAGTTTTAA
- a CDS encoding valine--tRNA ligase — MLEKTYDSAAVEPKIAAKWDEADAFRAGVNAKPNAESFTIVIPPPNVTGSLHMGHALNNTLQDVLVRFERMRGKDVLWQPGMDHAGIATQMVVERKLMEQQLPGRRDMGRDAFIEKIWEWKAESGGLIFNQLKRLGASCDWSRERFTMDEGLSQAVLEVFVTLYKEGLIYKDKRLVNWDPKLLTAISDMEVEQIELKGNLWHLRYPLEEGVTYQYPIAFDEEGKPTEFETRDYLVVATTRPETMLGDTGVAVNPKDERYKSIVGKHVILPIVGRRIPIVADDYADPTAGTGAVKITPAHDFNDFDVGRRAGLRAINVLNVDASVTIKENEDFLEGLDHPAALHGAWDRLEGQDRFVARKIIVEIFEEAGLLDKIEPHKHMVPHGDRGGVPIEPRLTEQWWVDNKTLAKPAIASVREGRTKFVPKNWENTYFQWMENIQPWCISRQLWWGHQIPAWYGPDGQVFVEKTEEEALQAAIQHYLSHEGPMKAYVEDLLENFRPGEILTRDEDVLDTWFSSALWPFSTLGWPDKTPELERYYPTSVLVTGFDIIPFWVVRMMQMGLHFMKDEDDNPVEPFHTVYIHALVRDKNGQKMSKSKGNVIDPLELIDEYGADALRFTLAIMAAQGRDVKLDPARIAGYRNFGTKLWNATRFAEMNGAKSDPHFVPEAAELTINRWILTELARAERDVTEALEAYRFNDAAGALYRFVWNQFCDWYLELLKPVFGGEDAAAKAEAQACSAYVLEEIYKLLHPFMPFMTEELWAHTAGEGQERDGLLCHAEWPSPSYTDNAAADEINWLIDLVSGIRSVRSEMNVPPSATAPLVVVGANSLTRERLFRHDAAIKRLARVEAISLAESAPKGAAQIVVAEATVCLPLGKLIDLTAEKSRLEKAIAKAEGEVARIDGKLSNEKFVANANPEVVEAERERHEELTSQIASLRTALARVSEAG, encoded by the coding sequence ATGCTCGAAAAGACCTACGATTCCGCTGCCGTCGAACCGAAAATCGCCGCGAAATGGGATGAGGCGGATGCCTTCCGCGCCGGTGTGAACGCAAAGCCGAATGCGGAAAGCTTCACCATTGTCATCCCGCCGCCGAATGTCACGGGCTCGCTGCACATGGGCCACGCGCTCAACAATACGCTGCAGGACGTCCTGGTGCGGTTCGAGCGCATGCGCGGCAAGGATGTTCTCTGGCAGCCGGGCATGGACCATGCCGGCATCGCCACGCAGATGGTTGTCGAGCGCAAGCTGATGGAACAGCAGCTTCCCGGCCGCCGCGACATGGGCCGCGATGCCTTCATCGAAAAGATTTGGGAATGGAAGGCTGAATCGGGCGGCCTGATTTTCAATCAGTTGAAGCGTCTCGGCGCTTCGTGCGACTGGTCTCGTGAGCGCTTCACCATGGATGAGGGCCTGTCCCAGGCTGTCCTCGAAGTCTTCGTCACGCTCTACAAGGAAGGGCTGATTTACAAGGACAAGCGCCTCGTCAACTGGGATCCGAAGTTGCTGACTGCGATCTCCGACATGGAAGTCGAGCAGATCGAGCTCAAAGGCAATCTCTGGCATCTGCGCTATCCGCTGGAGGAGGGGGTCACCTATCAGTACCCGATCGCTTTTGACGAGGAGGGCAAGCCCACCGAATTCGAAACGCGTGATTACCTCGTGGTTGCGACGACGCGGCCGGAGACGATGCTTGGCGATACCGGCGTTGCGGTCAATCCCAAGGACGAGCGCTACAAGTCGATAGTCGGCAAACACGTCATCCTCCCGATCGTTGGCCGCAGGATTCCGATTGTTGCCGACGACTATGCCGATCCGACAGCCGGCACGGGCGCGGTCAAGATCACACCCGCGCATGATTTCAACGACTTTGATGTCGGCAGGCGTGCTGGCCTGCGCGCCATCAATGTCCTCAACGTTGATGCTTCGGTGACCATCAAGGAAAACGAGGACTTTCTGGAAGGTCTCGATCATCCGGCCGCCTTGCATGGCGCGTGGGACCGGCTGGAAGGCCAGGATCGCTTCGTCGCACGAAAGATCATTGTCGAGATTTTCGAGGAAGCAGGCCTGCTCGACAAGATCGAGCCGCATAAGCATATGGTTCCGCATGGCGATCGCGGTGGCGTGCCGATCGAGCCGCGTCTGACCGAGCAATGGTGGGTCGACAACAAGACCCTTGCCAAGCCCGCCATTGCTTCCGTTCGCGAAGGCCGGACAAAGTTCGTTCCCAAGAACTGGGAAAACACCTATTTCCAATGGATGGAGAATATCCAGCCGTGGTGCATCTCCCGTCAGCTCTGGTGGGGTCACCAGATTCCGGCCTGGTACGGTCCGGATGGTCAGGTTTTCGTCGAAAAGACCGAAGAAGAGGCGCTGCAGGCCGCCATCCAGCACTATCTGTCACATGAAGGGCCGATGAAGGCCTATGTCGAGGACCTGCTCGAGAATTTCCGGCCGGGTGAGATTCTGACACGTGATGAAGACGTGCTCGACACCTGGTTCTCCTCGGCACTCTGGCCGTTCTCGACGCTTGGATGGCCGGACAAGACACCCGAACTGGAGCGATATTACCCGACGAGCGTTCTTGTCACCGGTTTCGATATCATTCCGTTCTGGGTTGTCCGCATGATGCAGATGGGCCTGCATTTCATGAAGGACGAGGACGATAACCCAGTCGAGCCGTTCCATACCGTCTATATTCACGCTCTCGTGCGCGACAAGAACGGGCAGAAGATGTCGAAGTCCAAGGGCAACGTCATCGACCCGCTCGAACTGATCGACGAATATGGTGCGGATGCGCTGCGTTTCACGCTGGCGATCATGGCGGCCCAGGGCCGCGATGTGAAGCTCGACCCGGCGCGCATCGCCGGTTACCGCAATTTCGGCACCAAGCTCTGGAACGCCACGCGCTTTGCCGAAATGAACGGTGCCAAGAGCGATCCGCATTTCGTGCCGGAAGCAGCCGAACTCACCATCAATCGCTGGATCCTGACAGAGCTTGCCCGCGCGGAACGTGACGTAACGGAAGCGCTTGAAGCCTACCGTTTCAACGATGCCGCCGGCGCGCTCTACCGTTTTGTCTGGAATCAGTTTTGCGACTGGTATCTCGAACTTCTGAAGCCGGTCTTCGGCGGAGAGGACGCGGCCGCGAAGGCTGAAGCCCAGGCTTGCAGCGCCTATGTTCTGGAAGAGATTTACAAGCTGTTGCATCCCTTCATGCCCTTCATGACCGAAGAGTTGTGGGCGCATACGGCGGGTGAGGGCCAGGAACGTGACGGATTGCTCTGCCACGCCGAATGGCCGTCGCCGTCTTACACCGACAATGCTGCCGCCGATGAGATCAATTGGCTGATCGACCTTGTTTCGGGCATCCGCTCGGTCCGCTCGGAAATGAACGTGCCGCCGTCGGCCACCGCGCCGCTCGTCGTCGTCGGTGCCAACAGCCTGACGCGTGAACGGCTGTTCCGTCACGACGCGGCCATCAAGCGCCTGGCGCGTGTCGAGGCGATCTCGCTTGCCGAATCTGCCCCGAAAGGTGCCGCTCAGATCGTCGTCGCGGAAGCGACTGTCTGCCTGCCGCTTGGCAAGCTGATCGATCTCACGGCGGAAAAGAGCCGCCTCGAAAAGGCGATTGCCAAGGCCGAAGGCGAAGTTGCGCGCATCGACGGCAAGCTGTCGAATGAGAAGTTCGTGGCCAATGCCAACCCGGAAGTGGTGGAAGCCGAGCGTGAGCGTCATGAAGAGCTGACAAGCCAGATCGCGAGTTTGAGGACTGCTCTGGCGCGAGTTAGCGAAGCGGGATAA